From one Lemur catta isolate mLemCat1 chromosome 5, mLemCat1.pri, whole genome shotgun sequence genomic stretch:
- the SCGB3A2 gene encoding secretoglobin family 3A member 2 yields the protein MKLVTVFLLVTISICSYSATAFLINSLPLPVPLDKVLPSPLDSILSLLDPLKRLLRTLGISVEHLVEGLKKCVDQLGPEASESVKKLLEALSYLV from the exons ATGAAGCTGGTAACTGTCTTTCTGCTGGTGACCATCAGCATTTGTAGCTACTCTG CTACTGCATTCCTCATCAACAGCTTGCCCCTTCCTGTCCCACTCGACAAAGTGTTACCTTCACCTCTGGACAGCATTCTTTCCCTCTTGGATCCATTAAAGCGTCTTCTGAGAACTCTTGGCATTTCGGTGGAGCACCTTGTGGAAGGGCTGAAGAAGTGTGTGGACCAGCTGGGACCGGAGGCTTCTGAATCTGTGAAGAAACTGCTG GAGGCCCTGTCATATTTGGTGTGA
- the C5H5orf46 gene encoding uncharacterized protein C5orf46 homolog gives MAASVLRLTIVLGLLFLILTCHADDKPDNKPEDSGKSPEPDFPKFLNILGTEIIENAVEFILRSMARSTGFMEFGDKKGERSSK, from the exons ATGGCTGCCTCAGTACTTCGGCTGACAATTGTCCTGGGACTGCTCTTCTTAATCTTGACCTGCCATGCAG ATGATAAACCAGATAACAAGCCAGAAGACTCAGGCAAAAGCCCAGAGCCAGATTTCCCCAAATTCCTAAACATCCTAGGCACAGAGATCATTGAGAATGCAGTTGAGTTCATCCTCCGCTCCATGGCCAGGAGCAC aggaTTTATGGAATTTGGTGATAAAAAAGGAGAACGTTCATCAAAGTGa